One stretch of Cellulomonas wangsupingiae DNA includes these proteins:
- a CDS encoding Na+/H+ antiporter subunit A, giving the protein MLLLLTVHLAAALVAPVLFRWWGRRAFWALALPPASAAAWALSWTGEVQAGRGPAQSVEWIPALGLELSFRLDTLSWLMTLVVGGVGALVLVYCAAYFSPTASGLGRFGGVFTAFAGSMLGLVTADDMLLMFVFWELTTVTSYLLIGHYADRKASRRAAMQAIIVTTAGGLAMLVGVVILGHAAGSYSMSALMADPPAASGVVVAAVVCLLAGAATKSALIPFHFWLPAAMAAPTPVSAYLHAAAMVKAGVYLVARFAPAYADLPVWRWTIVVLGCGTLVLGGYRALRQHDLKLILAFGTVSQLGLIILLVGLGTQATALAGLAMLGAHAMFKAALFLVVGTVDVACGTRDLRRLSGVGRRLPWTAAAGGLAVASMIGLPPFAGYVAKEAGLEGVAHLEDGAVGWIVLAAVVVGSALTVAYGLRLWWGAFATKGALVPQSKTQDSEGVATTTSLAAGGDESVEPAPVTRPSFLLTAPALVLSFLGLAVAVLPQLGEHLLSPYAATYPTGEPGHLLLWGGFGLVLWLTVGILGVGGLLFLARDKVERWQARAPHVFEADLTYRRFMRKLDDLAADVTAVTQRGSLPLYLGMILVAWVAAVGGALLTGTSLPREVRPWDYAAQTVFAAVTIVASILVARARRRLKAVILAGISGYAIAGMFLLYGAPDLAVTQVLVETVTLVVFVLVLRRLPPYFSDRPLATSRWVRLAVALAVGLVVAGVALVAPSARVHAPVSADFATEAYEFGGGKNIVNVTLVDIRAWDTMGEISVLLVAATGVASLVFLSARGGRIFREREAPADRAVWGGSPDPMARLRRPQVDAGATDGDEPDVPTDGRRPAPVTPAGGTARPGSRAREWLRAGRTVAPQRRSVIFEVVVRLLFHTMIVYSAFLLFSGHNQPGGGFAAGLVTGIALAVRYLAGGRYELGEAAPVQPGVLLGTGLFLSAGAGMAALLVGGNVLESWILEFQLPIWGDVKLVTSLFFDVGVYLVVVGLVLDILRSLGAEIDRRAESGEDDVPDSAVSGDDTAVLARGMSSTGHAPGGPRDEGVAP; this is encoded by the coding sequence GTGCTGCTGCTGCTGACGGTCCACCTCGCAGCTGCCCTCGTCGCGCCCGTGCTCTTCCGCTGGTGGGGGCGACGTGCGTTTTGGGCGCTCGCGCTGCCCCCCGCGTCGGCCGCGGCGTGGGCGCTGTCGTGGACAGGCGAGGTGCAGGCGGGTCGGGGGCCGGCGCAGAGCGTCGAGTGGATCCCCGCGCTCGGGCTCGAGCTGAGCTTCCGGCTGGACACCCTGTCGTGGCTGATGACCCTGGTCGTCGGCGGCGTCGGTGCGCTGGTCCTCGTGTACTGCGCGGCGTACTTCTCGCCGACGGCGTCCGGGCTCGGCCGCTTCGGCGGCGTGTTCACCGCGTTCGCGGGCTCCATGCTCGGTCTGGTCACGGCCGACGACATGCTCCTGATGTTCGTGTTCTGGGAGCTGACGACGGTCACGTCGTACCTGCTAATCGGGCACTACGCCGACCGCAAGGCGAGCCGTCGCGCCGCCATGCAGGCGATCATCGTGACGACCGCGGGCGGTCTGGCGATGCTCGTCGGCGTCGTCATCCTCGGGCACGCGGCGGGCAGCTACTCGATGTCCGCGCTGATGGCGGACCCGCCCGCGGCGTCGGGCGTCGTGGTGGCCGCCGTGGTGTGCCTGCTCGCCGGGGCGGCCACCAAGTCCGCGCTGATCCCGTTCCACTTCTGGCTGCCGGCCGCCATGGCCGCGCCGACGCCCGTCAGCGCGTACCTGCACGCCGCCGCGATGGTGAAGGCCGGCGTGTACCTGGTCGCCCGCTTCGCTCCCGCGTACGCCGACCTGCCCGTGTGGCGCTGGACCATCGTCGTGCTCGGCTGCGGGACGCTCGTGCTCGGCGGGTACCGCGCGCTGCGGCAGCACGACCTCAAGCTCATCCTGGCGTTCGGCACCGTCAGCCAGCTCGGCCTGATCATCCTGCTCGTCGGCCTCGGCACGCAGGCCACCGCCCTGGCGGGCCTGGCCATGCTCGGCGCGCACGCGATGTTCAAGGCGGCCCTGTTCCTCGTCGTCGGCACCGTCGACGTCGCGTGCGGCACGCGTGACCTGCGACGCCTGTCGGGCGTCGGCCGGCGCCTGCCGTGGACCGCGGCCGCCGGTGGGCTCGCGGTCGCGTCGATGATCGGCCTGCCGCCGTTCGCCGGGTACGTCGCGAAGGAGGCGGGGCTCGAGGGCGTCGCCCACCTCGAGGACGGTGCCGTCGGGTGGATCGTGCTCGCCGCCGTCGTCGTGGGCTCCGCGCTGACCGTCGCGTACGGCCTGCGGCTGTGGTGGGGGGCGTTCGCCACCAAGGGCGCGCTGGTGCCGCAGTCCAAGACCCAGGACTCCGAGGGCGTGGCGACGACGACGTCGCTGGCGGCCGGCGGCGACGAGTCGGTCGAGCCTGCGCCGGTGACGCGCCCGTCGTTCCTGCTGACGGCGCCCGCGCTCGTGCTGTCGTTCCTCGGGCTGGCGGTGGCGGTGCTGCCGCAGCTCGGTGAGCACCTGCTGTCGCCGTACGCGGCGACGTACCCGACCGGTGAGCCCGGGCACCTGCTGCTGTGGGGCGGGTTCGGGCTGGTGCTGTGGCTGACGGTCGGCATCCTGGGTGTCGGCGGGCTGCTGTTCCTCGCCCGTGACAAGGTCGAGCGCTGGCAGGCGCGCGCGCCGCACGTCTTCGAGGCGGACCTGACGTACCGCCGGTTCATGCGCAAGCTCGACGACCTGGCGGCCGACGTCACGGCCGTCACGCAGCGCGGCTCGCTGCCCCTGTACCTCGGCATGATCCTCGTGGCGTGGGTCGCGGCCGTCGGCGGCGCCCTGCTGACGGGCACGAGCCTGCCGCGCGAGGTCCGCCCGTGGGACTACGCCGCGCAGACCGTCTTCGCCGCGGTGACGATCGTCGCGTCGATCCTCGTGGCCCGGGCGCGACGGCGCCTCAAGGCCGTGATCCTCGCCGGCATCAGCGGCTACGCGATCGCCGGCATGTTCCTGCTGTACGGCGCGCCGGACCTGGCGGTCACGCAGGTGCTGGTGGAGACGGTCACGCTCGTGGTCTTCGTCCTCGTGCTGCGCCGCCTGCCCCCGTACTTCTCCGACCGGCCGCTGGCGACGTCCCGCTGGGTGCGCCTGGCCGTCGCGCTGGCCGTCGGCCTCGTGGTGGCGGGCGTCGCGCTCGTCGCGCCGTCGGCCCGCGTGCACGCCCCGGTCTCCGCGGACTTCGCGACGGAGGCCTACGAGTTCGGGGGCGGGAAGAACATCGTCAACGTGACCCTCGTCGACATCCGCGCGTGGGACACGATGGGCGAGATCTCGGTGCTGCTCGTGGCGGCGACGGGTGTCGCGTCGCTGGTCTTCCTCTCGGCCCGCGGCGGACGCATCTTCCGGGAGCGGGAGGCACCCGCCGACCGCGCCGTCTGGGGCGGCAGCCCGGACCCGATGGCGCGGCTGCGTCGTCCGCAGGTGGACGCCGGCGCCACGGACGGTGACGAGCCGGACGTCCCCACGGACGGGCGTCGGCCCGCACCGGTGACCCCCGCCGGCGGCACCGCGCGGCCCGGGTCACGCGCGCGGGAGTGGCTGCGCGCCGGGCGCACCGTCGCGCCGCAGCGACGCTCGGTGATCTTCGAGGTCGTCGTGCGGCTGCTGTTCCACACGATGATCGTGTACTCCGCGTTCCTCCTGTTCAGCGGGCACAACCAGCCCGGCGGCGGCTTCGCGGCGGGGCTCGTCACGGGCATCGCGCTGGCCGTGCGCTACCTCGCCGGCGGCCGCTACGAGCTGGGGGAGGCGGCACCCGTGCAGCCCGGTGTGCTGCTGGGCACCGGCCTGTTCCTCTCGGCCGGTGCCGGGATGGCGGCGCTGCTCGTCGGCGGCAACGTGCTGGAGTCCTGGATCCTGGAGTTCCAGCTGCCGATCTGGGGTGACGTCAAGCTCGTGACGAGCCTGTTCTTCGACGTCGGGGTCTACCTCGTCGTCGTGGGGCTGGTGCTGGACATCCTGCGGAGCCTCGGCGCGGAGATCGACCGTCGCGCCGAGTCCGGCGAGGACGACGTGCCGGACTCCGCGGTCAGCGGTGACGACACCGCCGTGCTCGCGCGCGGCATGTCCTCCACGGGGCACGCGCCCGGCGGGCCGCGCGACGAGGGGGTGGCACCGTGA
- a CDS encoding Na(+)/H(+) antiporter subunit C, protein MSPNIVFVVTIAVLFTVGVYLVLERSLTRILLGIILLGNGTNLLILVAGGAAGAPPLIGVASDRPMSDPLPQALILTAIVITLGLTAFLLAMAYRSWQLHRHDEVQDDVEDRRIARLAARDERAFEDDDTESDGESLDEEAATARDEMDEGEALDAAPSERPPPHTDHRHGEEGR, encoded by the coding sequence ATGAGCCCCAACATCGTGTTCGTCGTGACGATCGCGGTGCTGTTCACCGTCGGGGTCTACCTGGTGCTCGAGCGCAGCCTGACGCGCATCCTGCTGGGGATCATCCTGCTCGGGAACGGCACGAACCTGCTGATCCTCGTCGCGGGGGGTGCCGCGGGCGCGCCACCGCTCATCGGGGTCGCGTCCGACCGGCCGATGAGCGACCCGCTGCCGCAGGCGCTCATCCTCACCGCCATCGTCATCACGCTCGGCCTGACCGCGTTCCTGCTGGCCATGGCGTACCGGTCGTGGCAGCTGCACCGCCACGACGAGGTGCAGGACGACGTCGAGGACCGGCGCATCGCGCGTCTCGCGGCACGCGACGAGCGCGCCTTCGAGGACGACGACACCGAGTCCGACGGCGAGTCGCTCGACGAGGAGGCCGCCACCGCCCGCGACGAGATGGACGAGGGCGAGGCGCTCGACGCCGCGCCGTCCGAACGGCCGCCACCGCACACCGACCACCGGCACGGGGAGGAGGGACGATGA
- a CDS encoding Na+/H+ antiporter subunit D produces MTDWGWLVPLPVVLPLSAAGLALALYRRPRLQRIVTLVTLTLVAIVSGALLVLADAGPVVVEVGDWAAPVGINLVADRLSALMLTVSSVVILCVLVYSLAQDREDGERFAPISIFHPTYLVLSAGVANAFLSGDLFNIYVGFEILLAASYVLITLSGTTERIRAGTIYVVVAILSSVLFLVAIAAVYAAVGTVNLAQLAIRLPEIDPGVRLVLQAMLLMAFGIKAAVFPLSAWLPDSYPTAPAPVTAVFAGLLTKVGVYAIIRTQTLLFPGGRLDDILMWVALATMVVGILGAVAQDDVKRLLSFTLVSHIGYMVFGVALGSVHGWTAAIYYVAHHITVQTALFLVVGLVERFGGTTSLDRLGGLAKMTPVLAVLFFVPAMNLGGIPPLSGFLGKVGLLEAGVELGTPTGYALVVGSVVTSLLTLYALIKAWNKAFWQSPPEPLPANHVPAHMVVPTAALVVFSLALTVFAGPLYAYTGRAAQSLADRLPYIEAVLPDGQRGEGESQRAADEGADDPDGAEAEDTRIGGDG; encoded by the coding sequence ATGACCGACTGGGGCTGGCTCGTCCCCCTGCCCGTGGTGCTGCCGCTGTCCGCCGCCGGGCTGGCGCTCGCGCTGTACCGCCGGCCGCGCCTGCAGCGCATCGTCACGCTCGTGACGCTGACGCTCGTCGCGATCGTGTCGGGAGCGCTGCTCGTGCTGGCCGACGCGGGGCCGGTCGTCGTGGAGGTCGGCGACTGGGCCGCGCCCGTCGGCATCAACCTGGTCGCGGACCGCCTGTCGGCGCTGATGCTCACGGTGTCGTCCGTGGTGATCCTGTGCGTCCTGGTGTACTCCCTGGCGCAGGACCGGGAGGACGGCGAGCGGTTCGCGCCCATCTCGATCTTCCACCCGACGTACCTCGTGCTGTCCGCGGGCGTCGCGAACGCGTTCCTGTCGGGCGACCTGTTCAACATCTACGTCGGCTTCGAGATCCTGCTCGCCGCGTCGTACGTGCTCATCACGCTGTCGGGGACGACCGAGCGCATCCGCGCGGGCACGATCTACGTCGTCGTGGCGATCCTGTCGTCCGTGCTGTTCCTCGTGGCGATCGCCGCGGTGTACGCCGCGGTCGGCACGGTGAACCTCGCGCAGCTCGCGATCCGGCTCCCGGAGATCGACCCCGGCGTGCGGCTGGTGCTGCAGGCGATGCTGCTCATGGCGTTCGGCATCAAGGCCGCGGTGTTCCCCCTGTCGGCGTGGCTGCCGGACTCCTACCCGACGGCGCCCGCGCCGGTCACCGCGGTGTTCGCCGGCCTGCTCACCAAGGTGGGCGTGTACGCGATCATCCGCACGCAGACGCTGCTGTTCCCCGGCGGCCGGCTCGACGACATCCTCATGTGGGTGGCGCTGGCGACGATGGTCGTGGGGATCCTCGGCGCGGTCGCGCAGGACGACGTCAAACGTCTGCTGTCGTTCACGCTCGTCAGCCACATCGGGTACATGGTGTTCGGTGTCGCCCTGGGCAGCGTGCACGGGTGGACGGCCGCGATCTACTACGTCGCGCACCACATCACCGTGCAGACGGCGCTGTTCCTGGTCGTGGGGCTCGTCGAACGGTTCGGCGGGACGACGTCGCTCGACCGGCTCGGTGGCCTGGCGAAGATGACGCCGGTGCTGGCGGTGCTGTTCTTCGTGCCCGCGATGAACCTCGGCGGCATCCCGCCGCTGTCCGGGTTCCTCGGCAAGGTGGGGCTCCTGGAGGCGGGCGTCGAGCTCGGCACCCCGACGGGGTACGCCCTGGTCGTGGGATCCGTCGTGACGTCGCTGCTGACGCTGTACGCGCTGATCAAGGCGTGGAACAAGGCGTTCTGGCAGAGCCCGCCGGAGCCGCTGCCGGCCAACCACGTGCCCGCGCACATGGTCGTGCCGACCGCGGCGCTCGTGGTGTTCAGCCTGGCGCTCACCGTGTTCGCCGGCCCGTTGTACGCGTACACGGGCCGCGCGGCGCAGTCGCTCGCCGACCGCCTGCCGTACATCGAGGCCGTCCTGCCCGACGGGCAGCGCGGCGAGGGCGAGTCGCAGCGCGCCGCGGACGAGGGCGCCGACGACCCGGACGGGGCCGAGGCCGAGGACACGCGCATCGGGGGTGACGGATGA
- a CDS encoding Na+/H+ antiporter subunit E has protein sequence MSLHPRRAAWRFQWATIAWLTVVWVLLWGDVTWGNVVNGVLLGLLVTLGLRMTPVDFHGRVHPGALAVLLGRFVYDLVRASFEVSIVALRPRYTPRGAVICVQLRSHSDIYLTMTAELVSLVPGSIIVEAHRLTGRLYVHVLDVETSGGIEKARQNVLDQEARVLRALASDDELEAAGLGRGLRAVQGVAG, from the coding sequence ATGAGCCTGCACCCGCGCCGGGCCGCCTGGCGCTTCCAGTGGGCGACGATCGCCTGGCTCACCGTCGTGTGGGTGCTGCTGTGGGGCGACGTGACCTGGGGGAACGTCGTCAACGGCGTCCTGCTGGGCCTGCTGGTGACCCTGGGCCTGCGCATGACGCCCGTCGACTTCCACGGCCGCGTGCACCCCGGCGCGCTGGCCGTGCTCCTGGGCCGGTTCGTGTACGACCTGGTCCGGGCGTCGTTCGAGGTCAGCATCGTGGCGCTGCGGCCGCGGTACACGCCGCGCGGCGCCGTGATCTGCGTGCAGCTGCGCAGCCACTCCGACATCTACCTGACGATGACGGCCGAGCTCGTCTCGCTCGTGCCCGGCTCGATCATCGTCGAGGCGCACCGGCTGACCGGCCGGCTGTACGTGCACGTGCTGGACGTCGAGACGAGCGGCGGCATCGAGAAGGCGCGGCAGAACGTCCTCGACCAGGAGGCGCGGGTGCTGCGGGCGCTCGCGTCCGACGACGAGCTGGAGGCGGCCGGCCTGGGACGCGGCCTGCGCGCGGTGCAGGGGGTGGCGGGATGA
- a CDS encoding monovalent cation/H+ antiporter complex subunit F has protein sequence MSPFDVVVVACSVLLTLGAVLAIVRAEKGPSMLDRTIALDIVVTTMIAGIALYAAYFRRADVVPLLVVLSLVGFVGSVTVARFAAVEPEGEGRVRTREEVAAEEAEKRRLEQEEEESRRRRRHAAESEALAAADGAGAAGPVPEPPAGTDEPTPHGSRATVEPEPDDEHHGGPADEETR, from the coding sequence ATGAGCCCGTTCGACGTCGTCGTGGTGGCGTGCAGCGTGCTGCTCACCCTGGGCGCGGTGCTCGCGATCGTGCGTGCCGAGAAGGGCCCGTCGATGCTCGACCGCACGATCGCGCTCGACATCGTCGTGACGACGATGATCGCCGGCATCGCGCTGTACGCGGCGTACTTCCGCCGTGCGGACGTCGTGCCGCTGCTCGTCGTGCTCTCGCTCGTGGGCTTCGTCGGGTCGGTGACCGTCGCACGGTTCGCGGCCGTCGAGCCCGAGGGCGAGGGACGCGTGCGTACGCGCGAGGAGGTCGCGGCCGAGGAGGCCGAGAAGCGCCGCCTCGAGCAGGAGGAGGAGGAGTCGCGCCGCCGGCGGCGGCACGCGGCGGAGAGCGAGGCGCTCGCCGCCGCGGACGGTGCCGGGGCGGCCGGGCCCGTGCCCGAGCCGCCGGCCGGGACCGACGAGCCCACGCCGCACGGCTCCCGCGCGACCGTCGAGCCGGAGCCCGACGACGAGCACCACGGCGGCCCGGCCGACGAGGAGACGCGATGA
- the mnhG gene encoding monovalent cation/H(+) antiporter subunit G, whose product MTQEFWTTLADAASIVCLLGGAFFAFAAGVGALRFPDLLARMHAATKPQVLGLILVLVGLALRLREGGAVWALVLVAIFQMLTAPVAAHMVGRAGFRTGKVRNDLLVVDELSRDLDATRPGETLPDGTRSDPSAR is encoded by the coding sequence ATGACGCAGGAGTTCTGGACCACCCTCGCGGACGCCGCCTCGATCGTCTGCCTGCTGGGGGGCGCGTTCTTCGCGTTCGCCGCGGGCGTCGGCGCGCTGCGCTTCCCGGACCTGCTGGCGCGCATGCACGCCGCGACGAAGCCGCAGGTCCTCGGCCTCATCCTCGTGCTCGTCGGCCTGGCGCTGCGGCTGCGGGAGGGCGGCGCGGTGTGGGCGCTCGTGCTCGTCGCGATCTTCCAGATGCTGACCGCGCCGGTCGCGGCGCACATGGTCGGCCGGGCCGGCTTCCGCACCGGCAAGGTCCGCAACGACCTGCTGGTGGTCGACGAGCTGTCCCGCGACCTGGACGCGACGCGCCCCGGGGAGACGCTCCCGGACGGGACGCGCTCGGACCCGTCCGCCCGCTGA
- a CDS encoding DUF4235 domain-containing protein, translated as MSDENNKQSMVAKIVGAGVALAAVWAVNKVIDKVWEKTRGHKPPAADSMAEDVKFSEVATAAAITGAAVSLSRVLATRGAAKLAGRAARSS; from the coding sequence ATGTCGGACGAGAACAACAAGCAGTCGATGGTCGCGAAGATCGTGGGCGCGGGTGTCGCGCTCGCGGCCGTGTGGGCGGTCAACAAGGTCATCGACAAGGTGTGGGAGAAGACCCGGGGGCACAAGCCGCCCGCCGCCGACTCCATGGCCGAGGACGTGAAGTTCAGCGAGGTCGCCACCGCCGCCGCGATCACCGGCGCGGCCGTCTCGCTGTCCCGCGTGCTCGCGACCCGGGGGGCCGCGAAGCTCGCCGGGCGCGCGGCCCGCAGCAGCTAG
- a CDS encoding thiamine ABC transporter substrate-binding protein, with amino-acid sequence MTTPRTTPPLRRGAVAVAAGCSLVALTACSAIGGANADDEASAAGTVTLVTHESFGLSEGLLEQFEDETGLSVEIVQQADAGALVNQLVLTKDAPLGDLVYGIDNAFASRALDEGVVVPADVTAPAGADAAAHAVPGDDDGALTAIDFGDVCLNIDTAWFAAQGVPEPTTLDSLLDPAYRDLLVVPDPVTSSPGLAFLLATVGAYGEDGWVDYWAGLRDNGLQVADGWSEAYYTDFTAGGGDGPRPVVLSYASSPPFTVPEGGDEPTTCALLDTCFRQVEYAGVLAGAANPEGAAQLLDFLLSDEVQADIPVSMYMYPVSSSVDLPDEWARWAPLSDAPYSVAPGDITEHREQWLTTWSDTVIG; translated from the coding sequence ATGACCACCCCCCGCACCACCCCACCCCTGCGCCGCGGCGCCGTCGCCGTCGCGGCCGGCTGCTCGCTCGTCGCCCTGACCGCCTGCTCCGCGATCGGCGGTGCGAACGCCGACGACGAGGCGAGCGCCGCCGGCACCGTGACGCTCGTGACGCACGAGTCGTTCGGGCTGTCCGAAGGGCTGCTCGAGCAGTTCGAGGACGAGACCGGGCTGAGCGTCGAGATCGTGCAGCAGGCCGACGCGGGCGCGCTGGTCAACCAGCTCGTCCTGACCAAGGACGCGCCCCTGGGTGACCTCGTGTACGGCATCGACAACGCGTTCGCGTCGCGCGCGCTCGACGAGGGCGTCGTCGTGCCCGCCGACGTCACGGCGCCCGCGGGCGCCGACGCCGCGGCCCACGCGGTGCCCGGCGACGACGACGGCGCGCTGACCGCGATCGATTTCGGCGACGTGTGCCTCAACATCGACACCGCCTGGTTCGCGGCGCAGGGCGTGCCCGAGCCGACGACCCTGGACTCCCTGCTCGACCCGGCGTACCGGGACCTGCTCGTCGTGCCCGACCCCGTGACGTCGTCGCCCGGCCTGGCGTTCCTGCTCGCGACCGTCGGCGCGTACGGCGAGGACGGCTGGGTCGACTACTGGGCGGGCCTGCGCGACAACGGGCTGCAGGTCGCCGACGGCTGGTCCGAGGCGTACTACACGGACTTCACGGCGGGCGGCGGCGACGGGCCGCGACCGGTCGTGCTGTCGTACGCCTCGTCCCCGCCGTTCACGGTGCCCGAGGGCGGCGACGAGCCCACCACGTGCGCGCTGCTCGACACGTGCTTCCGCCAGGTCGAGTACGCGGGCGTGCTGGCCGGGGCCGCGAACCCCGAGGGTGCCGCGCAGCTCCTGGACTTCCTGCTGTCCGACGAGGTGCAGGCCGACATCCCCGTGTCGATGTACATGTACCCCGTGAGCTCGTCGGTCGACCTGCCGGACGAGTGGGCCCGGTGGGCGCCGCTGTCCGACGCGCCCTACTCGGTCGCCCCGGGCGACATCACCGAGCACCGCGAGCAGTGGCTGACCACCTGGTCCGACACGGTGATCGGCTGA
- a CDS encoding ABC transporter permease — MPTPAQAIADRPAPGAVGGAPVGGRGSPGRRGSAAWPRRLGWTVAVAVPVLFLTVFFVWPVAEIVGRGFVLDGRLDLSGFGEVFARPRTWRVVGQTLAQATVGTLGALVLGLPGAYLLHRCRFRGRGALRAFVTVPFVLPTVVVGVAFRSLLVDGGLLGGLGLDGTFTAIVLALVFFNYAVVVRTVGGMWERLDPRAEQAARALGASQWRVLRTVTLPALGPAIASAASLVFLFCATAFGTVLVLGGRRFGTVETEIWIQTTQFLDLRAAAVLSVVQLVVVVGALAVAGRARARTERALPLGGPEAAHPVRLRDPLDAVAVAVTAVTVLGLLAAPLVNLVVRSLRTPDGWGLGNYAALAVPQDTLAVSAWQAAGTSVRTAVDATLLALLVGGLVALVVSRRPRRNSARRAVAGLDALFMLPLGVSAVTVGFGFLVSMDAPLGLPIDLRTSGVLVAVAQAVVAVPLVVRTVLPVLRAIEPRQREVAATLGAAPGRVLRTVDLAVALRALGLALGFAFAASLGEFGATSFLARPQDPTLPVVIFRLLGRPGAENYGAALAASVLLAALTAAVVAVCERLRRPGIGGAW; from the coding sequence GTGCCCACTCCCGCGCAGGCCATCGCCGACCGTCCCGCACCCGGGGCGGTCGGCGGTGCGCCCGTCGGCGGGCGCGGGTCGCCGGGGCGTCGGGGGTCGGCGGCGTGGCCCCGGCGCCTCGGGTGGACCGTGGCCGTCGCCGTGCCGGTGCTGTTCCTCACCGTGTTCTTCGTGTGGCCGGTCGCCGAGATCGTCGGGCGGGGGTTCGTCCTCGACGGGCGGTTGGACCTCTCCGGGTTCGGCGAGGTGTTCGCGCGGCCGCGCACGTGGCGCGTCGTCGGGCAGACGCTCGCGCAGGCGACCGTCGGGACGCTCGGCGCGCTGGTGCTGGGCCTGCCCGGTGCGTACCTGCTGCACCGTTGCCGGTTCCGCGGGCGCGGAGCGCTGCGCGCGTTCGTCACGGTGCCGTTCGTGCTGCCCACCGTCGTGGTCGGCGTGGCGTTCCGCTCGCTGCTCGTCGACGGCGGCCTGCTGGGCGGCCTGGGCCTCGACGGCACGTTCACCGCGATCGTGCTCGCGCTCGTGTTCTTCAACTACGCGGTGGTCGTGCGGACCGTCGGGGGCATGTGGGAGCGGCTGGACCCGCGCGCCGAGCAGGCCGCCCGCGCACTGGGTGCCTCGCAGTGGCGCGTGCTGCGGACCGTCACGCTGCCCGCGCTCGGGCCCGCGATCGCGTCGGCCGCGTCGCTGGTCTTCCTGTTCTGCGCCACCGCGTTCGGCACCGTGCTCGTGCTCGGCGGGCGGCGCTTCGGCACGGTCGAGACCGAGATCTGGATCCAGACCACGCAGTTCCTCGACCTGCGGGCCGCCGCCGTGCTGTCGGTCGTGCAGCTCGTCGTCGTCGTCGGGGCGCTGGCCGTCGCCGGGCGCGCGCGGGCCCGCACCGAGCGCGCGCTGCCGCTCGGCGGCCCCGAGGCCGCGCACCCGGTGCGCCTGCGCGACCCGCTGGACGCCGTGGCGGTCGCCGTCACGGCCGTCACCGTCCTGGGGCTGCTCGCCGCGCCGCTGGTCAACCTCGTCGTCCGCTCGCTGCGCACGCCCGACGGCTGGGGGCTGGGCAACTACGCCGCGCTCGCGGTGCCGCAGGACACGCTCGCGGTCTCGGCGTGGCAGGCGGCCGGGACGTCGGTGCGCACGGCCGTCGACGCGACGCTCCTCGCGCTGCTCGTCGGAGGGCTGGTCGCGCTCGTCGTGTCGCGCCGGCCGCGCCGGAACTCCGCCCGGCGCGCCGTCGCCGGGCTCGACGCGCTGTTCATGCTGCCGCTCGGGGTGTCCGCCGTGACCGTCGGGTTCGGGTTCCTCGTGTCGATGGACGCACCGCTGGGGCTGCCGATCGACCTGCGGACCTCGGGCGTGCTGGTCGCCGTGGCGCAGGCCGTCGTCGCCGTGCCGCTCGTCGTGCGGACCGTGCTGCCCGTGCTGCGCGCGATCGAACCACGCCAGCGCGAGGTCGCCGCGACGCTCGGCGCCGCGCCCGGGCGCGTGCTGCGGACCGTCGACCTCGCCGTCGCGCTGCGGGCGCTGGGGCTCGCGCTCGGCTTCGCGTTCGCGGCGTCGCTGGGGGAGTTCGGCGCCACGTCGTTCCTCGCGCGGCCGCAGGACCCGACGTTGCCCGTCGTGATCTTCCGGCTGCTGGGACGTCCCGGTGCCGAGAACTACGGCGCCGCGCTCGCGGCGTCGGTGCTGCTGGCCGCGCTGACCGCGGCCGTCGTGGCCGTGTGCGAGCGGCTGCGCCGCCCGGGGATCGGAGGTGCTTGGTGA